The Candidatus Zixiibacteriota bacterium genome segment AGCGACGGCATGGCGAGAGTCCCTCGGCCAGGGCGTCGCGGCGGGTCGCAAAAGTGCGGGCCCGGCCGGACGTGAATTCGGCGGTCGAGGGGCAGCCGGGACGATGGAAGCGGTAGGAGGTTCGGCCGGCGACATAGTAGGGCTCCGCGGCCCGCGGGAGCGCGAACAGCCCCGCCCGGCGGTCGAGCGCGGCTCGCTGGGCGGCGATGATCCGGTCGGTCTCGGGGCGCCCGGTGTCGGTGTCCCGGAACAGGTAGACGTAAGCGAGGCCGCTGTCGACAAGCACCCGGTTCACCAGCAGGGTATCGTCGACGTACACGTACGCCAGGAGGCGGCCGTAGGTGTCGCGCCGGCGGCCGGAAGAAACGATGCGGGCTTCTTTGCCGAGAGCGACTTGCGCGAGCAGCGCGGCCGCCTCGTCGTGGAGCGGCTCCCCGTCTTCGGGCGTGTCGATTGCCAGCAGGCGGACCGTCTCGCCGTTGCCGAGCACCATGGTGTCGCCGTCGATTATCTTCACCACCGTGGTGAGGGGGACCGGCGCCGGGTCGCGGCCGATGTCCGAGCGGCGGACTATCAGGACCGCCGCGATCAGGACCAAAAGGAGCGCCAGCCGTCCGGCCAGCCGGGCTTTATGCTTCCGTTTCCTCGCCACGCACCGTCACCTTCGACCACCCCAGCCCGGTGGGCGCAACCTCGATCAGGCACTCGACGCGGTCCCGGATATCGCCCACGTGGGTGATGAGGAATATCTGGGGAAAACGGTGAGTGAGGTTGGTGAGCGCCTGTACGATCAGCTCCTTGCGCCCGTCGTCCTGCGACCCGAACACCTCGTCGAGGATAATGAAGGAGCGGTCGATGCCGGCTGACTGGAGCAGCGCCTCCGAGATCGCCAGGCGGAGGCAGAGGTTGGCCAGATCCTTTTCGCCGCCGGAGAAGCGGTCGATGCCGTAAAACTGCCCGTCGTCGAGCACCTGCAGGTTGTACTTCTCATCGAGCTCGACCATCGAGTAGCGCCCGTCGGTCATCTCGGCCAGCAGGCGGCCGGAGATATCGGAGAGGGTCGGGCGGATGCGGGAGATGAGGAGTTCGCGGAATTCGGCGAACAGCCCGGCCAGTTTCTCGCCGTAGTACTGGCGGGCGCGCGACTGGTCTAGCTGGGCGCGGGCGGCCTCCAGGCGGGCCAGTTGCTCCCTCTTGCCGTCGAGCTCCCGGCCGGTCAGTTCGAATTCCTTGACCGCCCCGACGGCCGCCTCGCGGGCCGTTTCGAACCGCGCCTGCGCCGCCTCGAACCGTTCCCGGCAGGCGGCGAATGTCTCCTCGGCGTAGCCGAGGCCGTCGCGCCGCTGCAGGAGGGTATCGGCCTCGGCCTGGGCCTGGACGAGCGCCGCGTCGGTGCGGGCGCGGGCGGCGGTGACCGCCTCCCGCCGCGCCAGTTGCCCCTCGAGGCGGTGGAGTTGTCGGTGCTCGGCTTCGAGCGCCGCGACCGCTTGCTGCGCCTGGGCAAACCGGTCCTCGTCGAACACCACCTCGCCGATTTCGGCGATCTTGACCCGGGCCGCCTCTCCCCTCCGCCCGAGCTCGGCCAGACGCGCCGAGAGCGCTTCGCGCTCCCGGGCGGCGGCTTCCCGCCTGATCACGAGTTCCCGCCGGGCCAGCGAGCGAGCCTCCAGCGCCTCGGCCTGCTGTTTGAGCTGCGTGCCGCGGGCGGCGGCGGAGGCGAGCTCCCGGCCGAGCCCGGCAAAGGCGGCGGTCAACTGCTCGAGCTCCTCGGCCAGGTGCCGGCGGATCGCCGGGAGATCATCGCCAAACGGCCGGAGGCACCGGTCGCAGACGGAATCGGGGCCGAGGCTGGCGATCGACCGCATCTGCGCCGCCAGTTTCTCTTTCTGGACCTCGATTGACTTCTGTTCGGCCAGCAGGCGGCCGTACTCCTGCCGGGCGGCGTCGAGGTCGGCTTTGCCGGCCTCGGCGGCGGCGGTGATCGATGCGGGAATGGCCGCGAGGTCGGATTCCAGCCCGGCCAGCGCGCGGGCCGATTCCTCGACCGCCCGCGCGGTCTGGTCGAGTTCCGCCTGAAGTTCGGTTCTCTGCCGCTCCATCTGGTCGAGCAGTTGGCGGCGGGCGCGGGCCTCGGACAGGACTTCGAGTTCCCGCCGGGCCGGCTCAAGAGCGGCTATACGGGCCCGGACTTCGGCCGCGGCCGAGTCCGCCTGGGCCAACTGAACGGTGTCGGCCTCGAGTTCTTTGAGGCGGACCGCCAGCGCGGCGGCGGTCTTGCGGGCGGCCTCGAGCCCCGCCCCGAGTTCGCTCCAGGCGGCCCGGGTCTCCTGGGCTTTGATATACTCGGCGCGGGCCGCGGCAAACGCCTCCTCGGCCGCTTTCCTCTCGGCCGCAGCAGCGGACTGGAGCCCTTCCAGTTCGGATCGGCGGGCCGTCAACTGGGCGATCGCCGTAGTGAGGCTCTCTCCGTCGGCCACCTGGCGGGCCAGGAGCTCGGTTTGCCCGCCCGCGATTTTCACATCTTCCTTGACCCGGACAATCGCCCGCTCGAGCCGGTCGATTCCCAGCATCCCGGCCAGATGGTCTTTCCTCCGAGCCGGCTGCAGGACGGAGAGGGCGTTGAGCTCCTGCTGGCGGGCGAGAAACGAGGTCAGAAAACCCCGCCAGTCCAGACCAAGCAGCTCCCCCACGTATTTCCGGGTCTCGTTGACGCCGACCGACTCCGAGGATTCCCCCCGGTAGAGCTCGACTTCCGGCCGCTCCGATTTCCCGACGAGGCGGCGGATTACACGGTACTTTTCGTCATTAATAAGGAATTCGAGGGATACTTCGCACAAGTCTTCGGGACGAGCGAAAGCCGCCTTGATCTCTTCCCGCCTGGAGCGGGCCGCCTGGTTGCCGTAGAGGGCCCAGGCGATCGCCTCGACCAGGGAGGACTTGCCGGCGCCGTTGCCGCCGGTGATGCCGATCACTTCGTCCGCGAAAGTCAGGTCGACCGATTTCAGGACCCGGAAATTTCGGATTTTAAGTGAACTCAGGCGCATGGCGAGAAAGAAGACGGCGGGCGGGGTCAAGTCAAGTTGTTAGTCGGGGGGCGGGGCGGGGGGACGCTGAAAGTGACATGGCAATCGACGGGGGGTCGGGGGACATCTGGCGGGAGATACCACAAAAAGTATCCCGTTTCTTCCCGGCTGTGCAGTTTTTGGGCTCCCGGAGCGGGTTTTAGGCCTTGACAAAACGGGAGGATTTCGTATTTTGGCATCGAGCGTGTGTCACGCCCGGTGGTGAGTTCGAGAGCCACACTATGAATTCGTCGCTTGGCAAACCGCGCGAAACCTCTTTACCGGATTTGCAGTAGTTAACGCACCTCGGGCCTACTTCGGTGGTCCCGTCATGCTTGTTTGGGTGGTTCTGTTCTTTTCGGGCGGAGCTTCCCGGACAGCTGTTTACGACACTACTGCGGGCCAGCGTCCAATCGTCTTCTCACTATTTCCTTTACCTTGACATCTCCACGAGGCGGCGGGCAACCGTTGTTGACGTGGCAGGGCAACAGGAGGTGACATACTGATACACAGACCAGATTAGTTCGCGAGCCCAGAAGCATAAGTTCTTTTTAACACAACTCCACCGGAGCCCCAAGCTCCGACTCCAAGAGATAGGAAGGAAGAAGATGATGCTGAGTGTCAAAGATTTGTTCCCGAGTTTCCCTAGACCAACCGGCGGGAACATGGCGGAATGCCTCATGGCTGCCGATACTAGAATCGGTATGCTCGGCAAGCCGTCAGTCTTTGGCAAACAAATCATCCAGTTTCCTTGCTTAAGGAGGAAATAAATGTTAAAAAGACTGTTCATAGCAGTATTCGTCTTGGGTCTGGTCGTAGGCCTTAGCGGTACAGCACTTTCTGACGTAGCCAAGCCGTCGTCTGCTCTGAATCCGGTCGAGAAGATCGTGCCCAACCATCCGCGTTTGGATGATGTCACGACGGCCGGGCCGGCGCATTCGGCGTTCAAGAAACCGGCAGAAGCTCTCGAGCAGCATCTCCTGCCGCCCGGTCTGCAGGTTCCGGCTCTCAAGCTGGATTACTTCTGCGACGTCCAGGATTACACGAGCGGTTCGCCCGCTTACTTCTGGACGATTCCGGATGCGTACGGGGACGACCTGTTCAACATGCGCTTCACGGCCGACGCCGGGTATGACTGTACTCTGAAGGTGGCCTGGCTTCTTATGTACGCCGACGCACAGGTTGGGTCGCCGACACTGAGAGTCTACCTCTGGGACGACGATGGTTTTGGCTTTCCAGGAAACAAACTCGACTCGGTGGATATTGCGACTCCGCCGGCCGGCGGCAGCGGTCTGTACTGGCTCTCAGCGGACTTCTCCGCTGCGGACTGGGTGTTCTCCGATGGTGTGAACTATCACCTCGGGTTCACGCAGCTCGATCAGGCCGGTTCGGTCGTCGCCGTCATTTCGGACGCTGCTGATGGTCCGTTTGCCGGTGAAGAACGCGCCAGCGAGTACTACGGGACTTCCTGGGGGACGATGTTAGGCGACTGGGGCCTCGACGTTTCGTTCTTTATCCAAGCGGAACGTTGTTGCGCCGAAATACCCTTTACCGATTGCTATTCACAAGCTTACATTGAGAACGTCGCGTACTTCTGGCGCGCGCCGCACCCGGTCTACGGGGACGAGCAGTACGCTGAGAAGTTCGACGTGGGCGGGCCGGAGACCCTTACCTCGATCGACATCGCCATCTATGGTGGCGGCGCGACCTGGGGCTCGGTCACCGATCCCGTTGGTAACAATGACATTTACATCCGCGTCTACGACGACAACGCCGGCTTTCCCGGCGATCTGCTGACGACGGTGACTCTGCCGGCCGGCACCTATGCCTTGTACCCGGCTCTGCAGAATGTCCCGATGCCGGCCAACTTCGTACTGACCAACGACTTCCACGTGTCCTTCGGGACCAACGGCGTCTTTGCCACGAGCTGGGAGTCCTGCTTGTCGTCTGATGGTACGGATGGAAGCGGGCGGTCTTCGTCCTACTTCGATGGAGGAACCGGGTACGAATGGTTCTCGTTCCTCGATGGCTGGGGTATGGACGCCCAGTTCTACTGGGTTGCGAACCTCTGCAAGGACGAGTACTCCGACTGCTCGATCAACTACTGCTACAACGGCACTGCGTACTACTGGCAGCTGCCGGATCGCTACGGCGATTACGGAGAGGCGCAGAAGTTCTCCTCGGTTGGCGAGGAGTGCCGGGTCGATGCAGTGACGATCGCCTGGTACTGGAACCGCGCGCAGTACAGCTGGCCGCGCTACACGACTCCGTCTTACATCAAGGTGTGGGCGGATGCGGGCGGCGCGCCGGGCGCTGAACTCGGCTCCCTCACCGTCAACCCGGCCGATTACGGCATCGCCACCCCGACTCCGACGGCTTCAGTCACGCACTGGGCCACGTATGACATGGGCGGCATCACCGTCGTCGGCGACTACTGGGTGGGCGTGA includes the following:
- a CDS encoding thermonuclease family protein; its protein translation is MARKRKHKARLAGRLALLLVLIAAVLIVRRSDIGRDPAPVPLTTVVKIIDGDTMVLGNGETVRLLAIDTPEDGEPLHDEAAALLAQVALGKEARIVSSGRRRDTYGRLLAYVYVDDTLLVNRVLVDSGLAYVYLFRDTDTGRPETDRIIAAQRAALDRRAGLFALPRAAEPYYVAGRTSYRFHRPGCPSTAEFTSGRARTFATRRDALAEGLSPCRRCKP
- a CDS encoding SMC family ATPase; this translates as MTPPAVFFLAMRLSSLKIRNFRVLKSVDLTFADEVIGITGGNGAGKSSLVEAIAWALYGNQAARSRREEIKAAFARPEDLCEVSLEFLINDEKYRVIRRLVGKSERPEVELYRGESSESVGVNETRKYVGELLGLDWRGFLTSFLARQQELNALSVLQPARRKDHLAGMLGIDRLERAIVRVKEDVKIAGGQTELLARQVADGESLTTAIAQLTARRSELEGLQSAAAAERKAAEEAFAAARAEYIKAQETRAAWSELGAGLEAARKTAAALAVRLKELEADTVQLAQADSAAAEVRARIAALEPARRELEVLSEARARRQLLDQMERQRTELQAELDQTARAVEESARALAGLESDLAAIPASITAAAEAGKADLDAARQEYGRLLAEQKSIEVQKEKLAAQMRSIASLGPDSVCDRCLRPFGDDLPAIRRHLAEELEQLTAAFAGLGRELASAAARGTQLKQQAEALEARSLARRELVIRREAAAREREALSARLAELGRRGEAARVKIAEIGEVVFDEDRFAQAQQAVAALEAEHRQLHRLEGQLARREAVTAARARTDAALVQAQAEADTLLQRRDGLGYAEETFAACRERFEAAQARFETAREAAVGAVKEFELTGRELDGKREQLARLEAARAQLDQSRARQYYGEKLAGLFAEFRELLISRIRPTLSDISGRLLAEMTDGRYSMVELDEKYNLQVLDDGQFYGIDRFSGGEKDLANLCLRLAISEALLQSAGIDRSFIILDEVFGSQDDGRKELIVQALTNLTHRFPQIFLITHVGDIRDRVECLIEVAPTGLGWSKVTVRGEETEA